A stretch of DNA from Candidatus Poribacteria bacterium:
ACTGGTTGGGATGATTTATGAACGGCGGCACAGCAGGATGATTGTTGATTTCGGAGGCTTGGCAAAGCGGATGCCGGTCTTCGCTACGATTTTTATGATTGTCACGCTATCCTCGATTGGATTACCGGGTTTGAATGGGTTCGTCGGTGAATTTATGATACTGGCCGGTAGTTTCGTTACGGATGCTTTCTCGAAGTGGTATGTCGTTTTTGCGGCAACAGGGGTAATTCTCGCAGCTGTGTATATGCTGTGGATGTTCCAACGGGTGATGTTCGGAACATTGGATAAGACAAACGAAGAGTTGCCTGACTTGAACGCGCGCGAAATCGTTGTGATGCTCCCATTGCTGCTGTTCATTGTCTGGATCGGTGTTTATCCAAAGCCTTTCCTGAGTAAGATGGAGAAATCAGTAGGTCTTGTTGTGACAAAGGTACAGACCGAACCTGCTATGGGTCGTGCTGAAAAACAGATGCTGGGAGACCCTCAACTCGTACTACAAGAGACGCAGCGCGCACAGCGTGAAGATATTGAAAAGGAGGCACGGCAGTAGGAGCGATCTCCGAATCGCGACGCTCGATTATAAATGAAGTTTAAACTTGCATCTTGTCTTATTCTCTGTGTAATTTTCGGACTTGTATTATTTGTTTCAATGGAAGCCTTGGGGGCAGATGACCCGCATGGTGGCGAAGGCGCACATCATGGTCATGGCGTAGATGGCGCGAAATTGCCTATTTGGAGTATTATTCCGTTCGTTGGTATTTTGCTATCCATTGCAATCTTCCCTCTTGTGTTGGATTCACACTTTCTCGTCCATCACGGTGGGAAAATGTCGTTGGTCTGGGCATCAGTCTTCGCGATCCCATATCTCGTTGCTTTTCGAGGGGAGGCTTTTTACGACATTCTGCACATCTATCTATTAGACTATATTCCATTCATCCTTCTTTTATGGGGTTTGTTCACAGTTGCGGGTGGGATTCTTGTGCGCGGTACGTTGCGTGGCACACCGATACTCAATACATTCTTGCTGTTAATTGGTACAGTCATTGCATCATGGGTCGGAACTACCGGTGCATCAATGCTCCTGATCCGCCCTTTAATCCGAGCAAATGCATACCGAAAGAATAAGGTTCATCTAATTGTCTTTTTCATTTTTCTCGTCAGTAACATCGGCGGTTCTTTAACACCAATAGGAGACCCACCTCTATTCCTCGGGTTTCTCCGCGGCGTACCGTTCTTCTGGACAACTACAGCATTATTGCCGCACATGTTACTTATAAGCGTGGTGTTACTTATTCTGTTCTTTATATTTGACACTTTTATGTTTAAACGCGAAGGAGGCGTGGTACCAGACGATGGAACCAATGAACCTGTTCGCGTAGAGGGACTTTTCAACCTCGTCTTCCTGTTCGGGATCATTGCTGCTGTTCTCATGAGCGGGAATTTCAAGTGGGGAGAAGTCAACATCCTTGGCGTTCATGTGTATTGGCAAAATATTGCGCGTGAAGTATTGATTGTTGTTATGGGGCTACTGTCACTTAAATATACACCCTTCAGCGGCGAATTACGTCAATCTAACGAATTTTCATGGGAGCCGATTGAAGAGGTTGCCAAAGTGTTTGCTGGTATCTTTATGACCATTATTCCAGCATTGGCAATCCTGAAAGCAGGGGAGAACGGCGCGCTGGCAGGTTTAATTGGTGCTATGCAACAACCGTACCATTATTTCTGGATTACTGGTGTTTTGTCCAGTTTCTTGGACAATGCCCCAACATATTTGACATTCTTCAATACCGCACTTGGAAAATTACACCTTACTGAGACAGTTGTACCGCAAATTCTGACAGGTCAATTGACGGAACCACAACACCTTGAGTTTATCAAATTGCTAACGGCTATCTCTGTTGGAGCAGTTTTCATGGGCGCGAATACCTATATCGGCAATGCCCCGAATTTCATGGTGAAAGCAATCGCGGAACAAAGCGGTATCCGCATGCCAAGCTTCTTCGGGTATATGCTCTGGTCAGTGGTGATCTTGTTCCCGCTCTTTGTGGTTGTAACATTTGTGTTTCTCCGTTAGTTAACGATCTGCTTGTAAGTGCTCGCTTTGACCTCAATTTTTGAACGACTACAGTAGACTTTTTTGGAAGTTTCCAGTGAATGACAACGACTGCAGAAAATGTTGTACGCTGCAAAGGAAATTAAAAAATGCCAATAGAGATTAACTGGCAATTACTGATGCCGGAACTGGTTATCGCTTCAACACTGCTCATTGTCCTCGTTTTTGACCTGTTTGACTCCATCTCAAAAGCAGTCCTTGGCTGGATGACAATTGTTGGTGCTGGAATTGCCCTATGGGTTTCGATCCAGATGCACCAAGCAGGCACGGTCGGCACCCAATTCAACGACATGTTCAAGGTGGATAATTTCTCGCTCTTTTTCAACATCATCTTCCTTGTTTCAACAATTTTGGTTGCGTTGATTTCGATGAGTTATCTGGACAGAAATGACAGGAAGCAGGGACCTTACTATCTGCTTATCCTGCTGGCAACGCTCGGTATGATGTTGATGGCCGCAGGCAATGAACTGATTATCGTCTTCCTCGGCTTGGAACTGATGTCGTTATCGCTGTATGTGTTGGCGGGTTATTTTCGAGAAAGTCCCGCTTCAAGCGAAGCCGGGATGAAGTACTTATTGCTCGGTGCGTTTGCGAGTGCGTTTTTCTTGTACGGAATTGCGCTAATTTATGGCGGTGCCGGCACAACAAGTGTTCCCGCAATTGCTGAGGCAATTGCAGCCCCGAATAAATCGCCTCTGTTGTTAGCAGGGATGTTCCTGCTCATCGTTGGGTTTGGGTTTAAAGTTGCGATTGTTCCCTTCCATCAGTGGGCACCTGATGTTTACGAAGGTGCTCCTACAACGATAGCAGCGTTTATTTCCGCTGGACCAAAAGCAGCAGGGTTTGCGGCGTTCCTCAGAATTTTCATGGAAGCACTACCGAGCCTACAAGTGGAGTGGGGAAGCGTTCTCATTGTATTGGCGATGTTGACGATGACCGTTGGCAATGTTATTGCAATTGCCCAAACGAACATAAAACGGATGCTCGCGTATTCCAGTATTGCGCATGCTGGTTATGTCTTAATTGGATTGGCGGCTGCAAATAACGATGGAATCTCCAGTGCGATGCTTTATCTGCTCATTTATTGTGTGATGAACATCGGCGCATTTGGTGCGGTTATCTTGGCAAAAACGGAAGATGGCGAGAGCCTCATGATTTCTGATTACGCCGGGCTTGGACTCCGAAAGCCGCTACTCGCTATGTTTATGACGATAATGCTTTTATCGCTCGCCGGTTTTCCACCAACCGCCGGATTTGTTGGGAAATTATATATCTTCAAGTCCGCGGTTCAGGCGGGGCATATCTGGCTCGTTATTATCGGTGCCATCAACACTGCAATATCGGCGTTCTATTACCTGCGCGTCGTCATAATGATGTATATGCGTGAACCGGAAGAGGAACTAACCTTCACGTCGTATCCAAGCACACTTGTTGTCGGATTGGTTCTGGCAGCGATTGGCGTGTTGCTTATCGGTATTTTGCCATCGCTTATGCTCACGCCAGCACAGAATTCCGTTTTTTAATAGTTGTCAGTCATCGGTTATCGGTTGTCGGTTAAGCGTATAGCAGTGTGGTAAGATTTCTAATCCGGCGAGCATGCCTGCTGCAAACTGTAAGGACAGGTCTTGTGCCTATCCGATAGTTTCTAATAGCCATTGTGCAATATCTCAACGAATTGTGCTCTTAATCAAGAAACAGAGAACTCATAAACCCCCCGTTTCTCGACAACGGAGAGAAACGAGCGAGGATACTAATTAAAAAAATGTCAGATGTTAGATTAGGGTTTATCGGCACAGGTGGCAATATGAACCGCCATCTGCGTGAATTAACCGAGATAGGCGGCTCAACATTCGTCGCCTTCTGTGATATTGTAATCGAAAAAGCTGAGCGGGCTGTCACGCAGTACGGCGGTAAAGCTTACGCCGACTATAATCAGATGCTTGCCCGTGAGGAATTGGATGCTGTCTATATCTCAATTCCACCTTTTGCCCACGGTGCGCCTGAGCGTGCTGTTGTTGCTGCAGGACTACCGATGTTTGTGGAAAAACCTGTCCACATGGATGCCGATGATGCGAAGGATATCGCAGCTGAAATAGAAGAAAAGGGCATCATAACCGCTGCTGGGTATCAGGAACGTTATCTTGATATTATTGACAAAGCACAGGAACTCCTTGCTTCCCGACGCGTCGGATTCTTCATGGGCTATTGGATGGGCGGCATGCCCGGTGGATGGTGGCGCGAGAAGGCAAAATCCGGTGGACAACTCATGGAGCAGACGACACACGAATTTGATATGGCGCGATACCTTTTTGGAGAAGTCAAGACTGTCTATGCTGTTGCACGCTACGATTTAATTCCAGATACGGATTACGATATTGAGGAAGCCTCTGCAGTCTCTTTGCAATTTGAGAGTGGTGTCTTTGGTATTATGTTCTCTGCCTGCTTCACAACGAATGGAATGCGGCGTTCTGGGTTAGACATCTTCTGTGAGGACGGTTCGCTTGAATACCATCTCCGTAGCGCACTCGTGCTCTCTACTGCCGAAGAAACGACCACGTGGAACCCACAAAACAATTGCACTATCGACATGGATAGCACCTTTATTGAGGCAGTCCGCACTGGAGATGGCAGTGCAATCCGATCCCCTTATTCTGATGCCGCGAAAACCGCTATTTTATCCATCGCCGCCAACGAATCTCTTGAAACTGGCCTACCTGTGCATCTAACATAGCAGATTGTGTCCGAATTATATTTTTAGGGCAGGTATGTGTACCTGCCCTATG
This window harbors:
- a CDS encoding sodium:proton antiporter, yielding MKFKLASCLILCVIFGLVLFVSMEALGADDPHGGEGAHHGHGVDGAKLPIWSIIPFVGILLSIAIFPLVLDSHFLVHHGGKMSLVWASVFAIPYLVAFRGEAFYDILHIYLLDYIPFILLLWGLFTVAGGILVRGTLRGTPILNTFLLLIGTVIASWVGTTGASMLLIRPLIRANAYRKNKVHLIVFFIFLVSNIGGSLTPIGDPPLFLGFLRGVPFFWTTTALLPHMLLISVVLLILFFIFDTFMFKREGGVVPDDGTNEPVRVEGLFNLVFLFGIIAAVLMSGNFKWGEVNILGVHVYWQNIAREVLIVVMGLLSLKYTPFSGELRQSNEFSWEPIEEVAKVFAGIFMTIIPALAILKAGENGALAGLIGAMQQPYHYFWITGVLSSFLDNAPTYLTFFNTALGKLHLTETVVPQILTGQLTEPQHLEFIKLLTAISVGAVFMGANTYIGNAPNFMVKAIAEQSGIRMPSFFGYMLWSVVILFPLFVVVTFVFLR
- a CDS encoding NADH-quinone oxidoreductase subunit N — translated: MPIEINWQLLMPELVIASTLLIVLVFDLFDSISKAVLGWMTIVGAGIALWVSIQMHQAGTVGTQFNDMFKVDNFSLFFNIIFLVSTILVALISMSYLDRNDRKQGPYYLLILLATLGMMLMAAGNELIIVFLGLELMSLSLYVLAGYFRESPASSEAGMKYLLLGAFASAFFLYGIALIYGGAGTTSVPAIAEAIAAPNKSPLLLAGMFLLIVGFGFKVAIVPFHQWAPDVYEGAPTTIAAFISAGPKAAGFAAFLRIFMEALPSLQVEWGSVLIVLAMLTMTVGNVIAIAQTNIKRMLAYSSIAHAGYVLIGLAAANNDGISSAMLYLLIYCVMNIGAFGAVILAKTEDGESLMISDYAGLGLRKPLLAMFMTIMLLSLAGFPPTAGFVGKLYIFKSAVQAGHIWLVIIGAINTAISAFYYLRVVIMMYMREPEEELTFTSYPSTLVVGLVLAAIGVLLIGILPSLMLTPAQNSVF
- a CDS encoding Gfo/Idh/MocA family oxidoreductase is translated as MSDVRLGFIGTGGNMNRHLRELTEIGGSTFVAFCDIVIEKAERAVTQYGGKAYADYNQMLAREELDAVYISIPPFAHGAPERAVVAAGLPMFVEKPVHMDADDAKDIAAEIEEKGIITAAGYQERYLDIIDKAQELLASRRVGFFMGYWMGGMPGGWWREKAKSGGQLMEQTTHEFDMARYLFGEVKTVYAVARYDLIPDTDYDIEEASAVSLQFESGVFGIMFSACFTTNGMRRSGLDIFCEDGSLEYHLRSALVLSTAEETTTWNPQNNCTIDMDSTFIEAVRTGDGSAIRSPYSDAAKTAILSIAANESLETGLPVHLT